The bacterium nucleotide sequence GACGGCATCGACGCGACGCGCCTGATCCGGCGCAACCCCGGCCACGACCGCACGGCGATCGTGGCGCTCTCGGCGCGCCACGACGGCGCCGCCCGGGCGGAGATGCTCGCCGCGGGTGCGGACTTGTACCTTGAAAAACCCTTCGTGATGGGCCGACTGGTCGGCCAAGTCGCCGACGCCCTGGCCGCGCGGCGGGTCCATGCAGGGAAGGACGTGACATGATGCAGTTCCTGGCGAATCTCGGTGCGATCCCGGCCGGCGTGGCGGCGGCTCCCGGCGGTCCGGTGCCCTACGCCGTGGCGATCCTGGCCCTGGTCGCGGGGCTGGTCTGGCAGATCTGGCGCGTGCGCCAGCGCTCCAACGACCTCCACGACCGGCAGGAGCGCGTGCGCGGCCTGGAGAGCCTGCTGGCGATCTCGGCGCGCATCCACGCTTTCCGCGATTCCGAGCACTTGCTCCACGAGATCACGCAGTCGGTGCGGGAATCGCTGGGCTTCCGCATGGTCCTGTTGCGCATCTACAACGTCTCGGACAAGGTCTTCGAGGCGAAGGCCTTCTCCGGCATCGACGAGGAAGGCATCGAGTACCTGCGCAACAGCCCGATGACGCTGACCGGGTTCCGCAAGATGGCCCTGCCGCAGTTCCTGGTCTCCAATTCCTACCTCATCCGCCACACGATCGAGGGTGCGGAGCAGGCCCTGGCCGACGCCTACACGCAGGCGCAGGAGAAGCGCGCCGAGGGCGATTGGGACGAGCGCGATGCGCTGATCATTCCCCTGAATTCGCCCGAAGGGGAGATCCGAGGCTACCTGAGCGTCGACGATCCGGTCGATCACAAGGTGCCCGGACTGCAGACCATCCAGATGCTGGAGCTGTTCGCCCAGCAGGCGGCCACGGCCATCGCCTCGGCCGAGCTCTACTCGCGGCTGCACCGGCAGAACCAGGAGCTGACGCGCTCCTCGGACCGCCTGCGCTACCACAACGAGCTGAAGAACAACTTCGTCGCCAACGTCAGCCACGAGCTGCGCACCCCGCTGACCTCGATCAAGGCCTACAGCGAGGCCCTGGTGCACGGGCGCGAGCGCATGGACGACGCGGCCCAGGGCGAGTTCCTGCGCGTCATCCAGTCCGAGAGCGAGAAGCTCACGGGCATCGTCAACAACCTCCTGGACCTCGAGCGCATGGAGCGCGAGCAGGTCACCTTCAACCGCCACCAGACGGACCTCGTGGCGCTGGTGCGCGGCATCGAGGGTTCCGCGCGCACCCAGGCCGAGACCAAGCGCATCGCGTTCTCCATGCACGTGGACCGCGAGGAGATCCTGCTCGGCGTCGACGCCGACCTCGTGCGCCAGCTGATCCGCCACCTGCTGGACAACGCCTTCAAGTTCACCCCGAGCGGGGGGAAGGTGCACCTGTCGCTGGTCGACGGCGTCTCGTCGGTGCGCATCGTGGTCGAGGACAACGGCATCGGCGTCCCCGACAACAAGATGACCTACATCTTCGACCGCTTCTACCAGGTCGACGGCTCCAGCACGCGCGAGCACGGCGGCCAGGGCATCGGGCTGGCCATCTGCCGCGACATCGTCACGCGCCACGGCGGCCGCATCTGGGGCGAGCGGGTGCAGCCCCAGGGCGTGCGCTTCAACGCCCTGCTGCCGCGCCGGGACGAGATCGTCCGCCGGGGCCAGAACAACGGCCGCCTCACGGTCTTCAACGACGTGCCCGAGTTCGCGGAGCGGCTGATCCACTGGGTCGGCGAGCTGCTGCGGTCGCGCGTGGTCGCGCTGCTGCTGCCCGACGCGGGCGGGGAGCACCTGGTCGTCGAGGCGGCCATGGGCCTCGAGGACCGCGTGGTGCAGGACATGCGCCTCGCGCGCGGCGAGGGCGTGGCCGGGCGCGTCTGGGCGACCGGGGAGCCGGCGCTGAGCGAAGCCGCGGCCGCCGGGGTGCGCGCCGCGTCGGACCGCGCCGGGGACCGCCTGGAGACCGGCAGCCTGCTGAGCGCGCCGGTGACGCGCGACGGGCGCGTGGTGGGCGTGGTGAACGTCGCCAGCCGGCTCGACGGCCGCCCGTTCGGCGTGTGCGACCGCCTGCTGTTGCAGGCGATCGCGGCGCGGCTGGGGCACGTCCTGGAGCGCGTCGTGGTCCACCAGCACAGCAACCGCGAGTTCGGCGACCTCGCGCAGGCCCTGCGCAAGAGCGTGGCCATCCGCCGCGCCCGCCACGACGACCTCGCGGAGATCTGCCACGACGTCTGCATCGAGACCGCCCGGCGCATGGGCCTCTCCGAGCCCGAGCTGATGAGCCTGGCCTTCGCGCTGCAGACCTACGACCTGGGCCTGACCGGCATCCCCGACGACATCATCTACAAGGGGCCGCCGCTCGAGCCGGAGGAGTGGGAAATCCTGCAGCAGCACGTCCACCTGAGCCTGCAGCTGATCTCGTCGCTCGACGCTCCCGGCGAGGTGCACGACATCGTCCTGCACCACCACGAGCACTACGACGGTTCGGGCTACCCGCGGGGGCTGGCCGGCGAGGACATCCCCCTGGGCGCGCGGCTGCTGATGCTGGCCGACAGCCTCACCGCGATGCTGCAGGGCCGCCCCTACCGCCGGGCCGTGACCCTGGAGCAGGCGCTCGACGAGATGCAGCAGCGGGCCGGCAGCCAGTTCTGCCCGCGCACCCTGACGAACTTCCTGGACGAGGCGCAGCGCCACGCCGAACGCATCGGCGAGGTGCAGCACGCGCGCAACCTGGCCCTGCCGCCGCCGGCGCCGAGGGCCGCGGCGGACAGCGCCCCCGAGAGCGAGGCGGGGGAGCTCGTCGGCGCCGTCGCCGGCGACAGCTCCGCGATCTGAACGGCAAGCGACGCGAACGACACCCGAGGGACGGAGGCACCACCGTGCGCAAGA carries:
- a CDS encoding response regulator transcription factor, with amino-acid sequence MNDVRVLIVEDEPHLAGLMSRAFAQEGWQAVVARNGIEGLNQVAAFRPDVIVMDVMMPKLDGIDATRLIRRNPGHDRTAIVALSARHDGAARAEMLAAGADLYLEKPFVMGRLVGQVADALAARRVHAGKDVT
- a CDS encoding ATP-binding protein yields the protein MMQFLANLGAIPAGVAAAPGGPVPYAVAILALVAGLVWQIWRVRQRSNDLHDRQERVRGLESLLAISARIHAFRDSEHLLHEITQSVRESLGFRMVLLRIYNVSDKVFEAKAFSGIDEEGIEYLRNSPMTLTGFRKMALPQFLVSNSYLIRHTIEGAEQALADAYTQAQEKRAEGDWDERDALIIPLNSPEGEIRGYLSVDDPVDHKVPGLQTIQMLELFAQQAATAIASAELYSRLHRQNQELTRSSDRLRYHNELKNNFVANVSHELRTPLTSIKAYSEALVHGRERMDDAAQGEFLRVIQSESEKLTGIVNNLLDLERMEREQVTFNRHQTDLVALVRGIEGSARTQAETKRIAFSMHVDREEILLGVDADLVRQLIRHLLDNAFKFTPSGGKVHLSLVDGVSSVRIVVEDNGIGVPDNKMTYIFDRFYQVDGSSTREHGGQGIGLAICRDIVTRHGGRIWGERVQPQGVRFNALLPRRDEIVRRGQNNGRLTVFNDVPEFAERLIHWVGELLRSRVVALLLPDAGGEHLVVEAAMGLEDRVVQDMRLARGEGVAGRVWATGEPALSEAAAAGVRAASDRAGDRLETGSLLSAPVTRDGRVVGVVNVASRLDGRPFGVCDRLLLQAIAARLGHVLERVVVHQHSNREFGDLAQALRKSVAIRRARHDDLAEICHDVCIETARRMGLSEPELMSLAFALQTYDLGLTGIPDDIIYKGPPLEPEEWEILQQHVHLSLQLISSLDAPGEVHDIVLHHHEHYDGSGYPRGLAGEDIPLGARLLMLADSLTAMLQGRPYRRAVTLEQALDEMQQRAGSQFCPRTLTNFLDEAQRHAERIGEVQHARNLALPPPAPRAAADSAPESEAGELVGAVAGDSSAI